The proteins below are encoded in one region of Chrysemys picta bellii isolate R12L10 chromosome 4, ASM1138683v2, whole genome shotgun sequence:
- the LOC101935605 gene encoding zona pellucida sperm-binding protein 1-like codes for MGLGCRYFVSLVLLWSLGTALGQGDFLGISFSVLQRGYEYDCGDYGMQLLVFPSPGRTVRFKVVDEFGTAFEVTNCSICLHWVTSPQEGAVIFSAGYNGCHVLKKDGRNHLRVRVEELLSTRAVAATRDVNMTCPKPTEHDLTPEETMRYVPQPGPVPQPQPGLVRPVPQPQPGLVRPVPQPQPGLVRPVPQPQPGLVRPVPQPQPGLVRPVPQPQPGLVRPVPQPQPGLVRPVPQPQPGLVRPVPQPQPGLVRPVPQPQPGLVRPVPQPQPGLVRPVPQPQPGLVRPVPQPQPGLVRPVPQPQPGLVRPVPQPQPGLVRPVPQPQPGLVRPVPQPQPGLVRPVPQPQPGLVRPVPQPQPGLVPYIYPPLSNIGARLTPEQCQVVAGKIPCANALDQAACFQAGCCYDGTDPTTPCYYGNTVTLQCLMDGHFILVVSRDMSDHPIILDNVRLAYAQAGCNPIRMTEAFVLFRFPVTQCGTTVQVIGDKLIYENQLISGIDIQTGPQGSITRDSTFILHARCIYNASDFLPVQVKVFLPPIPAPVTHAGPLRFELRIATDLSYTSYLTERDYPVVKVLRDPVYVEVRILQRTDPSLVLVLHQCWATPSANPLQQPQWPILVDGCPFLGDNYRTQLVPMGPASSELPFPTHYQRFVLSTFAFVDSTSQMVLEGLVYIFCSAAACSPSQLESCKTICPSGVTARGRRFLTIQNETEPVNVVSSRGSVTFQNSPEAFKEPV; via the exons ATGGGGCTGGGCTGTAGGTATTTTGTGAGCTTAGTGCTGCTCTGGTCCCTGGGGACAGCCCTTGGGCAGGGGGACTTCCTTGGGATCAGTTTCTCTGTCTTGCAGCGTGGGTATGAGTATGACTGTGGAGACTATGGGATGCAGCTGTTGGTCTTTCCCAGCCCAGGCCGCACTGTCCGCTTCAAAGTTGTGG ATGAGTTTGGGACAGCCTTCGAGGTTACTAACTGCTCCATCTGCCTCCACTGGGTCACATCTCCCCAGGAAGGGGCGGTGATCTTCTCAGCAGGCTACAATGGCTGTCATGTGCTGAAGAAG GATGGCCGTAATCACCTGCGGGTCCGTGTAGAAGAACTGCTGAGCACCAGGGCTGTTGCTGCCACCCGTGATGTGAACATGACCTGCCCCAAGCCCACTGAACATGACTTAACCCCAGAGGAGACCATGCGCTACGTGCCGCAGCCGGGCCCGGTGCCTCAGCCGCAGCCGGGCCTGGTGCGCCCGGTGCCTCAGCCGCAGCCGGGCCTGGTGCGCCCGGTGCCTCAGCCGCAGCCGGGCCTGGTGCGCCCGGTGCCTCAGCCGCAGCCGGGCCTGGTGCGCCCGGTGCCTCAGCCGCAGCCGGGCCTGGTGCGCCCGGTGCCTCAGCCGCAGCCGGGCCTGGTGCGCCCGGTGCCTCAGCCGCAACCGGGCCTGGTGCGCCCGGTGCCTCAGCCGCAGCCGGGCCTGGTGCGCCCGGTGCCTCAGCCGCAGCCGGGCCTGGTGCGCCCGGTGCCTCAGCCGCAGCCGGGCCTGGTGCGCCCGGTGCCTCAGCCGCAGCCGGGCCTGGTGCGCCCGGTGCCTCAGCCGCAGCCGGGCCTGGTGCGCCCGGTGCCTCAGCCGCAGCCGGGCCTGGTGCGCCCGGTGCCTCAGCCGCAGCCGGGCCTGGTGCGCCCGGTGCCTCAGCCGCAGCCGGGCCTGGTGCGCCCGGTGCCTCAGCCGCAGCCGGGCCTGGTGCGCCCGGTGCCTCAGCCGCAGCCGGGCCTGGTGCGCCCGGTGCCTCAGCCGCAGCCGGGCCTGGTGCGCCCGGTGCCTCAGCCGCAGCCGGGCCTGGTGCCGTACATCTATCCTCCACTAAGTAATATAG GTGCCCGCCTGACACCAGAGCAGTGCCAAGTGGTGGCTGGGAAGATCCCCTGTGCAAATGCCCTTGACCAAGCTGCCTGCTTCCAGGCTGGCTGCTGCTATGATGGGACTGACCCAACTACTCCTTGCTACTATGGAAACACAG TCACTCTTCAGTGCCTCATGGATGGTCACTTTATTCTGGTGGTCTCCAGGGACATGTCTGACCACCCCATCATCCTGGACAATGTACGGCTAGCCTATGCCCAGGCAGGGTGCAATCCCATCAGGATGACAGAGGCTTTTGTGCTCTTCCGCTTCCCCGTCACACAATGTGGCACCACAGTACAG GTGATTGGGGACAAATTGATCTATGAGAATCAGCTGATCTCTGGCATTGACATACAGACTGGGCCACAGGGCTCCATCACTCGGGACAGCACCTTCAT CCTCCATGCTCGTTGCATCTACAATGCTAGTGACTTCCTGCCAGTCCAGGTCAAGGTCTTCTTGCCCCCTATACCTGCACCAGTCACCCATGCAGGACCCCTCCGGTTTGAGCTGCGCATCGCCACAG aCCTGAGCTACACATCCTATCTCACGGAGAGAGACTATCCTGTGGTGAAGGTGCTCAGGGACCCAGTCTATGTGGAGGTTCGCATCCTGCAGAGAACAGACCCATccctggttctggttctgcaccAGTGCTGGGCCACCCCAAGTGCTAACCCTCTGCAGCAGCCACAGTGGCCCATCCTGGTGGACGG GTGCCCATTCCTAGGAGACAACTACAGAACCCAGCTTGTGCCCATGGGCCCTGCCTCATCTGAGCTGCCCTTCCCAACCCATTACCAGCGCTTTGTCCTCTCCACCTTTGCCTTTGTGGACTCTACTTCCCAGATGGTGCTCGAGGGACTG GTGTACATCTTCTGTAGTGCTGCTGCCTGTTCACCATCCCAGCTGGAGTCCTGCAAGACCATATGCCCATCAGGGGTAACTGCAA gaggcCGTCGGTTCCTGACTATCCAAAATGAGACAGAGCCTGTCAATGTGGTGAGCTCTCGTGGGTCTGTGACTTTCCAGAACAGCCCAGAGGCATTCAAAGAGCCAGTCTAG